The Pigmentiphaga aceris DNA segment GTGCGCCTTTGCCGATCCAGGGCGACAGATCGCCGCCGGCAAGAAACGCGTCTTCCGTCCAGGCCGGACGCTGTGATGGTCCCTGGCCGAGCATGGTGCCGACTTCGTTGGCGGCATCTTCAGCGAGCTTGCGGAAGGTGGTGATCTTGCCGCCCCATACCGACAGCAGCGGTGCACCCGTGGTGTTGGATTCCAGCAGGTAGTCGCGCGTGACGGCTGACGGATCGCCCGATGCGTCGTCGAGCAAGGGACGTACTCCCGAATAGGTCCAGACCACGTCGGCCGGCGTCACGGGTTTCTCGAAATAGCGGCTGACCTGTTCGCAGAGGTAGCTGATTTCGCTGTCGCTGATCCGCGCCGCGCCAGGATCGGTGCCTTTCAGCTCGACATCGGTGGTGCCGATGAGCGTGAACTTGTCCTGATACGGGATCGCAAAGATGATCCGCTTGTCAGGGCTTTGGAAGATGTAGGCGTGGTCGTGTTCGAACAGGCGTTTGACGACCAGGTGGCTGCCCTTGACCAGACGCAGGCTTTTGGTGGCCATCTGCTCACCGCGCGCCGAATGGGCGACGCCGCGCAGGAAGGATTCAGCCCAGGGGCCAGCAGCGTTGACGACGGCGCGTGCGCGCACGGTGCGGATGCCGTCGGGGCCTTCAAGTGTGGCGGTCCATCCGTCGGCATCGCGCTGCGCACTGGTGCAGCGGGTGCGGGTCAGGATGTCGGCACCGCGATTTTTTGCGTCCACCGCCGTCAGCAGCACCAGACGTGCGTCATCGACCCAGCCATCGGAATACACGAAGCCGTGCTTGAATAGCGGCTTGAGCGGTTTGCCTGCGGTGTGCGTGCGCAGATCGATGCCACGCGAACCCGGCAGAACTTCGCGCTTGGCCAAGTGGTCATACAGGAACAGGCCAATGCGGATCAGCCAGGCCGGGCGTGTATTGGGGTCGTGCGGCATGACAAAACGCAGCGGCCACATGATGTGCGGCGCGCTTTTCAGCAGCACCTCGCGTTCTTGCAGCGCCTTGCGCACCAGCGAGAACTCGTAATATTCCAGGTAACGCAGCCC contains these protein-coding regions:
- the glpD gene encoding glycerol-3-phosphate dehydrogenase, encoding MTALSPSSANATDYDVLIIGGGINGCGIARDLAGRGWRVMLCEKDDLASHTSSSSTKLIHGGLRYLEYYEFSLVRKALQEREVLLKSAPHIMWPLRFVMPHDPNTRPAWLIRIGLFLYDHLAKREVLPGSRGIDLRTHTAGKPLKPLFKHGFVYSDGWVDDARLVLLTAVDAKNRGADILTRTRCTSAQRDADGWTATLEGPDGIRTVRARAVVNAAGPWAESFLRGVAHSARGEQMATKSLRLVKGSHLVVKRLFEHDHAYIFQSPDKRIIFAIPYQDKFTLIGTTDVELKGTDPGAARISDSEISYLCEQVSRYFEKPVTPADVVWTYSGVRPLLDDASGDPSAVTRDYLLESNTTGAPLLSVWGGKITTFRKLAEDAANEVGTMLGQGPSQRPAWTEDAFLAGGDLSPWIGKGARGARPNDEFERFVAAVQARYTWLNPQLARRLARAYGARVADLLGNAASMADLGAEIAPGLHEQELRFMQTNEWVQTGEDALWRRSKLGLHYTPAQRSAVGLWLDNHKNI